A region from the Misgurnus anguillicaudatus chromosome 7, ASM2758022v2, whole genome shotgun sequence genome encodes:
- the zbtb2a gene encoding zinc finger and BTB domain-containing protein 2a, producing MDLAHHGLVLLKRLNAQREFGFLCDCTVVIGDVLFKAHKAVLAAFSNYFRMLFIHQDSDCVRLKPSDIQPEIFSYLLNLMYTGKFTTEPIDPVYLEQGVKFLHAYPLLQEASLLINPESQYVPLTNSLYGIQISDQACGASNRNMACKGDGFAKSFENVGWGCSDVSDMEYRSPQPVGIESPTQNTAASVVRHLTYGIMRRTTSSRKRYTCNYCGIRFYQRSKLKAHLLVHTNQATEAQASSIQNDFSGQEMEEEHLHADSDVISDIDQHAWMEDTPPPSDIADIDTMEGTDMDREMKRRKFECPTCARKFIQKSHWREHMYIHTGKPYKCSSCGKSFCRANQAARHVCSNQGPDSYIMVNKQSLVVCGGEDNSQVEALFQTSERPYKCRMCAVPFGSPSEVLKHQCLVKDETEPLVDNSLGVIENESLVTTPQVQSEDAMLQVSGNV from the exons ATGGACCTGGCACATCATGGTCTTGTTCTTCTGAAGCGTCTGAATGCCCAGAGGGAGTTTGGTTTCCTCTGTGACTGTACTGTGGTCATTGGTGATGTACTTTTCAAAGCTCACAAAGCTGTTCTTGCTGCTTTTTCGAACTACTTCCGTATGCTGTTCATTCATCAAGACAG TGACTGTGTTCGACTGAAGCCTTCAGATATACAGCCAGAAATCTTTAGCTACCTGCTTAACCTGATGTACACCGGAAAATTTACCACCGAACCCATTGACCCAGTTTATCTGGAGCAGGGTGTGAAGTTCCTGCATGCTTACCCCTTATTACAGGAGGCGAGTCTTCTTATAAATCCCGAGTCCCAGTACGTGCCTTTGACAAACTCGCTTTATGGCATACAGATTTCTGACCAGGCTTGTGGCGCGTCCAACAGAAATATGGCATGCAAAGGTGATGGTTTTGCTAAAAGCTTTGAAAACGTGGGCTGGGGATGTTCAGACGTTTCTGATATGGAGTACAGATCTCCACAACCTGTTGGCATAGAGTCACCCACCCAGAACACAGCGGCTTCAGTGGTCCGACACCTCACGTATGGAATAATGAGAAGAACTACTTCCTCTAGAAAGCGTTACACCTGCAATTATTGTGGTATACGTTTTTACCAAAGGTCCAAGTTGAAGGCACATCTGCTTGTTCATACCAACCAAGCAACAGAAGCACAGGCATCATCTATACAAAATGATTTCAGCGGTCAAGAAATGGAAGAGGAGCATTTGCATGCTGACAGTGATGTTATAAGTGATATCGATCAACATGCATGGATGGAGGATACTCCACCTCCTTCTGATATTGCTGATATAGACACCATGGAGGGCACAGACATGGATCGTGAAATGAAGCGCCGTAAATTTGAGTGCCCGACCTGTGCTCGCAAGTTTATTCAGAAGAGTCACTGGCGTGAACACATGTATATTCACACAGGAAAGCCATACAAGTGTAGCTCTTGCGGAAAGAGCTTCTGCCGAGCGAATCAAGCCGCTCGACACGTTTGTTCAAATCAGGGTCCAGATTCGTACATTATGGTCAACAAGCAAAGTCTGGTTGTGTGTGGTGGAGAAGACAACAGTCAGGTGGAAGCTCTCTTCCAGACTTCAGAGAGACCCTACAAGTGCAGAATGTGTGCCGTACCTTTTGGTAGCCCATCGGAGGTACTCAAACATCAGTGTTTGGTTAAGGATGAAACTGAACCTTTGGTAGACAATTCACTGGGGGTGATTGAGAACGAGAGTTTAGTAACTACACCTCAGGTTCAATCTGAAGATGCCATGTTACAAGTTAGTGGAAATGTTTAA
- the rmnd1 gene encoding required for meiotic nuclear division protein 1 homolog isoform X2 has translation MSLKALWRLHQTLKTTHAYGFTLRTLNGLQSVTRTKLNYSTLTLHHHTYNCSTSRLQELQRPHTGRHCHVQTPLNLISKTWRTQKRLQSTTTTIKSILIQGGMPGKRTLKGPRTKQPSRTNQPRQEEEDLMQCIAYATADQYHLPTLCHDLIAHGFVEVNELPRDASNVLVMGTEHVAKPSDSGTIFFFREGSVVFWNVEEKTVKTVMRILEQHEIQPYEVALVHWENEEINYSVGEGNSKLYRGNFLFNGELDYEQVVLEKFAFSNALSLSVKLAIWETSLDKFVESIQSIPEMLKSGQRVKLSRAEVMQKIGELFSLRHCINLSSDLLITPDFYWDREDLEQLYDKTCQFLNINRRVKVVNEKLQHCTELTDLMRNHLSEKHSLRLEWMIVVLIAIEVMFELVRVIF, from the exons ATGTCGTTAAAGGCTTTATGGAGGTTACATCAGACCTTGAAGACGACACATGCTTATGGATTTACTCTTAGGACCTTAAATGGATTACAAAGTGTCACCAGAACCAAGTTAAACTACTCTACATTGACATTACACCACCACACATATAACTGTTCAACATCAAGACTGCAAGAATTACAGAGGCCACATACAGGCCGTCATTGTCACGTGCAGACTCCTTTAAATTTAATATCCAAAACATGGAGAACACAAAAGAGGCTGCAGTCCACAACTACCACCATCAAATCTATCCTGATACAAGGAGGTATGCCTGGAAAAAGGACTTTAAAGGGACCAAGGACCAAACAGCCATCACGAACCAATCAGCCCAGACAGGAGGAGGAG GACTTGATGCAGTGCATTGCATACGCAACTGCAGACCAGTACCACTTACCAACACTCTGTCATGATCTCATCGCTCATGGCTTTGTTGAAGTCAATGAATTACCCAGAG ACGCTTCCAATGTGCTGGTGATGGGAACAGAACACGTCGCAAAGCCAAGTGATAGTggcacaatattttttttcag AGAAGGTTCAGTGGTGTTCTGGAATGTTGAAGAGAAAACG GTCAAGACAGTGATGAGGATACTGGAGCAACATGAAATCCAACCTTATGAAGTCGCTCTGGTCCACTGGGAAAATGAAGAGATCAATTACTCCGTAGGAGA GGGAAATTCAAAACTCTATCGTGGAAACTTCTTGTTTAATGGAGAGCTGGATTATGAACAAGTGGTTTTGGAGAAGTTTGCATTTTCCAATGCTTTGTCTCTGTCAG TAAAGTTGGCAATATGGGAAACCTCTCTTGACAAATTTGTCGAGTCCATCCAGTCAATTCCTGAG ATGCTTAAATCTGGACAAAGAGTAAAACTGTCCAGGGCTGAAGTTATGCAGAAAATAGGAGAGCTCTTTTCTTTAAG GCACTGTATAAACCTGAGTTCTGACCTACTGATCACACCTGACTTCTACTGGGACAGAGAAGATCTTGAGCAACTCTATGACAAGACCTGTCAGTTTCTAAATATTAACAGAAGAGTCAAG gttGTGAATGAGAAGCTTCAGCATTGCACTGAACTGACAGACCTGATGAGAAACCATCTCAGTGAAAAACACAGTCTCAGACTGGAGTGGATGATAGTTGTGCTTATTGCCATTGAG GTGATGTTTGAACTTGTTCGTGTCATTTTCTGA
- the rmnd1 gene encoding required for meiotic nuclear division protein 1 homolog isoform X1 yields MSYSVLIFRDRSVETTFGHCVGMSLKALWRLHQTLKTTHAYGFTLRTLNGLQSVTRTKLNYSTLTLHHHTYNCSTSRLQELQRPHTGRHCHVQTPLNLISKTWRTQKRLQSTTTTIKSILIQGGMPGKRTLKGPRTKQPSRTNQPRQEEEDLMQCIAYATADQYHLPTLCHDLIAHGFVEVNELPRDASNVLVMGTEHVAKPSDSGTIFFFREGSVVFWNVEEKTVKTVMRILEQHEIQPYEVALVHWENEEINYSVGEGNSKLYRGNFLFNGELDYEQVVLEKFAFSNALSLSVKLAIWETSLDKFVESIQSIPEMLKSGQRVKLSRAEVMQKIGELFSLRHCINLSSDLLITPDFYWDREDLEQLYDKTCQFLNINRRVKVVNEKLQHCTELTDLMRNHLSEKHSLRLEWMIVVLIAIEVMFELVRVIF; encoded by the exons ATGTCATACAGCGTCTTAATATTTCGCGACAG GTCAGTTGAAACAACATTTGGACACT gtgTAGGTATGTCGTTAAAGGCTTTATGGAGGTTACATCAGACCTTGAAGACGACACATGCTTATGGATTTACTCTTAGGACCTTAAATGGATTACAAAGTGTCACCAGAACCAAGTTAAACTACTCTACATTGACATTACACCACCACACATATAACTGTTCAACATCAAGACTGCAAGAATTACAGAGGCCACATACAGGCCGTCATTGTCACGTGCAGACTCCTTTAAATTTAATATCCAAAACATGGAGAACACAAAAGAGGCTGCAGTCCACAACTACCACCATCAAATCTATCCTGATACAAGGAGGTATGCCTGGAAAAAGGACTTTAAAGGGACCAAGGACCAAACAGCCATCACGAACCAATCAGCCCAGACAGGAGGAGGAG GACTTGATGCAGTGCATTGCATACGCAACTGCAGACCAGTACCACTTACCAACACTCTGTCATGATCTCATCGCTCATGGCTTTGTTGAAGTCAATGAATTACCCAGAG ACGCTTCCAATGTGCTGGTGATGGGAACAGAACACGTCGCAAAGCCAAGTGATAGTggcacaatattttttttcag AGAAGGTTCAGTGGTGTTCTGGAATGTTGAAGAGAAAACG GTCAAGACAGTGATGAGGATACTGGAGCAACATGAAATCCAACCTTATGAAGTCGCTCTGGTCCACTGGGAAAATGAAGAGATCAATTACTCCGTAGGAGA GGGAAATTCAAAACTCTATCGTGGAAACTTCTTGTTTAATGGAGAGCTGGATTATGAACAAGTGGTTTTGGAGAAGTTTGCATTTTCCAATGCTTTGTCTCTGTCAG TAAAGTTGGCAATATGGGAAACCTCTCTTGACAAATTTGTCGAGTCCATCCAGTCAATTCCTGAG ATGCTTAAATCTGGACAAAGAGTAAAACTGTCCAGGGCTGAAGTTATGCAGAAAATAGGAGAGCTCTTTTCTTTAAG GCACTGTATAAACCTGAGTTCTGACCTACTGATCACACCTGACTTCTACTGGGACAGAGAAGATCTTGAGCAACTCTATGACAAGACCTGTCAGTTTCTAAATATTAACAGAAGAGTCAAG gttGTGAATGAGAAGCTTCAGCATTGCACTGAACTGACAGACCTGATGAGAAACCATCTCAGTGAAAAACACAGTCTCAGACTGGAGTGGATGATAGTTGTGCTTATTGCCATTGAG GTGATGTTTGAACTTGTTCGTGTCATTTTCTGA